The following proteins are co-located in the Triplophysa dalaica isolate WHDGS20190420 chromosome 2, ASM1584641v1, whole genome shotgun sequence genome:
- the LOC130437186 gene encoding uncharacterized protein LOC130437186 isoform X1: MPSRRCYFHPRVKSPLFGLPRDAALREQWLTFIFKSVPESYNPNIALCAAHIAEDSFLNLSQYNAGFAQRLFLKDGAVPTLSGEGVVYGPQPQGPSSQELPPTSLEEASSQPDTVIMKTSPTMRSVGTQLSVGTLRDVHVRSKGMRLSSTPDRGSIFRPSKRPRLELEEHEEEHDSTYTPESVTQESELLIDPESNYGEKKYIVFESCLRQMFESCPVCKATCDVRKRQMGTFVAFTQLCEECHYHRRWQSQPIVGSTPVGNLQLCAATYFLGGSYAKLQKIFKAMQLQTVQYGTFRRHARNFLEPAIIHKWNRDQEHLIRQLKERGNLAIAGDMRADSPGHSAKYGSYTLMDMETKSIVDLQLIQSNEVGGSYHMEKEGLKRCLDKLESCGLVVDSIVTDRHPQIQKYLRERNVTQYYDVWHFEKALSKKLRKLSQGKDCKMLKKWLKSLKNHLNWSATSSVSGPEKVAKWTSLLNHIQNIHIHDNSLFPKCEHPDRVSKDPKKWFQPGSVALHKVEKLTCNKRVLKDFEKLSHHFQTSSLKAFHRRILRFAPKNVVFYFIGMLCRLYLAAMHYNENCSRPQAKTTQGRATYKIGFPKSKQWKCTGRPLKTHPTYNCVDDLMSLLLRKVIVDSTPYAEELHQITVPPHLSSQFKKPSKEDVT, encoded by the exons ATGCCGTCCAGACGCTGTTATTTTCATCCCCGTGTGAAATCCCCCTTGTTCGGTCTTCCCAGAGACGCTGCACTTAGAGAACAATGGTTaacgtttatttttaaatcgGTTCCTGAAAGTTATAATCCCAATATAGCTCTGTGTGCTGCACACATTGCGGAGGACAGCTTCCTCAATCTAAGTCAGTACAATGCCGGATTCGCACAGAGGTTGTTCCTGAAAGATGGAGCAGTTCCCACGTTGTCTGGAGAAGGCGTTGTTTATGGACCACAACCG CAGGGACCGAGTTCCCAAGAGCTCCCTCCTACATCACTTGAGGAAGCTTCCAGTCAGCCAGACACTGTGATCATGAAGACATCGCCAACGATGCGATCAGTGGGCACACAACTATCTGTTGGTACATTGAGGGATGTCCACGTAAGGAGCAAAG GCATGCGGCTGTCTTCAACACCAGATCGCGGCTCAATCTTCAGGCCGAGCAAGAGACCTCGTCTGGAGTTGGAGGAACACGAAGAGGAACATGACTCAACATATACCCCAGAGTCTGTCACTCAGGAATCAGAATTGTT aatAGATCCTGAGTCCAATTACGGTGAGAAGAAGTACATTGTTTTTGAAAGCTGCCTTAGACAGATGTTTGAGTCCTGTCCAGTTTGTAAAGCGACTTGTGATGTCCGCAAAAGACAAATGGGGACTTTTGTTGCATTCACCCAGCTGTGTGAAGAATGTCATTATCACAGACGGTGGCAGAGTCAGCCCATTGTAGGGAGTACCCCGGTGGGAAACCTGCAATTGTGCGCTGCCACGTATTTTCTGGGAGGGTCCTATGCTAAACTCCAAAAG ATTTTCAAGGCCATGCAGCTCCAAACTGTGCAGTACGGTACTTTCCGGAGACATGCAAGGAATTTCTTAGAGCCTGCCATCATCCACAAGTGGAACAGAGATCAGGAACATCTTATTCGGCAACTGAAAGAGAGGGGAAACCTTGCAATAGCTGGAGATATGCGCGCTGACTCACCAG GACACTCAGCTAAATATGGAAGTTACACATTGATGGATATGGAAACCAAGTCAATTGTGGATCTTCAGCTAATTCAG AGCAACGAGGTAGGTGGTAGTTACCACATGGAAAAGGAGGGTTTGAAGCGCTGTCTTGATAAGCTGGAATCTTGTGGTTTGGTGGTTGACTCCATTGTCACCGATCGCCATCCACAGATTCAGAAGTACCTGAGAGAACGCAACGTCACTCAGTACTATGATGTGTGGCACTTTGAGAAAG CTTTGTCTAAGAAACTTCGCAAGCTTTCGCAAGGTAAAGACTGCAAGATGCTGAAAAAATGGTTGAAAAGCCTCAAAAATCATCTGAACTGGAGTGCGACTTCTTCTGTATCTGGTCCTGAAAAGGTGGCGAAGTGGACATCACTTCTTAATCACATACAGAACATCCATATTCATGACAACAGCCTGTTTCCTAAATGTGAACACCCAGACAGAGTTTCAAAGGATCCCAAAAAATGGTTTCAACCAG GCTCAGTGGCACTCCACAAAGTGGAAAAGTTAACGTGCAACAAGAGAGTTCTCAAAGACTTTGAGAAACTCAGTCACCACTTTCAAACCTCCTCACTGAAGGCATTTCACAGACGGATTCTACGTTTTGCCCCCAAAAATGTAGTTTTCTACTTCATAGGAATGCTGTGCAG GTTGTATCTCGCAGCCATGCACTACAATGAGAATTGCAGCCGCCCACAGGCAAAAACAACTCAAGGACGGGCTACGTACAAAATCGGTTTTCCCAAGTCAAAGCAATGGAAGTGCACAGGCAGGCCATTGAAAACACACCCAACATACa ACTGTGTCGATGACCTTATGAGCCTTCTACTACGTAAAGTCATTGTGGACTCGACGCCATATGCAGAAGAACTACATCAGATCACTGTTCCACCTCACCTGTCGTCACAGTTCAAAAAACCCTCAAAGGAAGatgttacataa
- the LOC130437186 gene encoding uncharacterized protein LOC130437186 isoform X2, which produces MEQFPRCLEKALFMDHNRQQGPSSQELPPTSLEEASSQPDTVIMKTSPTMRSVGTQLSVGTLRDVHVRSKGMRLSSTPDRGSIFRPSKRPRLELEEHEEEHDSTYTPESVTQESELLIDPESNYGEKKYIVFESCLRQMFESCPVCKATCDVRKRQMGTFVAFTQLCEECHYHRRWQSQPIVGSTPVGNLQLCAATYFLGGSYAKLQKIFKAMQLQTVQYGTFRRHARNFLEPAIIHKWNRDQEHLIRQLKERGNLAIAGDMRADSPGHSAKYGSYTLMDMETKSIVDLQLIQSNEVGGSYHMEKEGLKRCLDKLESCGLVVDSIVTDRHPQIQKYLRERNVTQYYDVWHFEKALSKKLRKLSQGKDCKMLKKWLKSLKNHLNWSATSSVSGPEKVAKWTSLLNHIQNIHIHDNSLFPKCEHPDRVSKDPKKWFQPGSVALHKVEKLTCNKRVLKDFEKLSHHFQTSSLKAFHRRILRFAPKNVVFYFIGMLCRLYLAAMHYNENCSRPQAKTTQGRATYKIGFPKSKQWKCTGRPLKTHPTYNCVDDLMSLLLRKVIVDSTPYAEELHQITVPPHLSSQFKKPSKEDVT; this is translated from the exons ATGGAGCAGTTCCCACGTTGTCTGGAGAAGGCGTTGTTTATGGACCACAACCGGCAa CAGGGACCGAGTTCCCAAGAGCTCCCTCCTACATCACTTGAGGAAGCTTCCAGTCAGCCAGACACTGTGATCATGAAGACATCGCCAACGATGCGATCAGTGGGCACACAACTATCTGTTGGTACATTGAGGGATGTCCACGTAAGGAGCAAAG GCATGCGGCTGTCTTCAACACCAGATCGCGGCTCAATCTTCAGGCCGAGCAAGAGACCTCGTCTGGAGTTGGAGGAACACGAAGAGGAACATGACTCAACATATACCCCAGAGTCTGTCACTCAGGAATCAGAATTGTT aatAGATCCTGAGTCCAATTACGGTGAGAAGAAGTACATTGTTTTTGAAAGCTGCCTTAGACAGATGTTTGAGTCCTGTCCAGTTTGTAAAGCGACTTGTGATGTCCGCAAAAGACAAATGGGGACTTTTGTTGCATTCACCCAGCTGTGTGAAGAATGTCATTATCACAGACGGTGGCAGAGTCAGCCCATTGTAGGGAGTACCCCGGTGGGAAACCTGCAATTGTGCGCTGCCACGTATTTTCTGGGAGGGTCCTATGCTAAACTCCAAAAG ATTTTCAAGGCCATGCAGCTCCAAACTGTGCAGTACGGTACTTTCCGGAGACATGCAAGGAATTTCTTAGAGCCTGCCATCATCCACAAGTGGAACAGAGATCAGGAACATCTTATTCGGCAACTGAAAGAGAGGGGAAACCTTGCAATAGCTGGAGATATGCGCGCTGACTCACCAG GACACTCAGCTAAATATGGAAGTTACACATTGATGGATATGGAAACCAAGTCAATTGTGGATCTTCAGCTAATTCAG AGCAACGAGGTAGGTGGTAGTTACCACATGGAAAAGGAGGGTTTGAAGCGCTGTCTTGATAAGCTGGAATCTTGTGGTTTGGTGGTTGACTCCATTGTCACCGATCGCCATCCACAGATTCAGAAGTACCTGAGAGAACGCAACGTCACTCAGTACTATGATGTGTGGCACTTTGAGAAAG CTTTGTCTAAGAAACTTCGCAAGCTTTCGCAAGGTAAAGACTGCAAGATGCTGAAAAAATGGTTGAAAAGCCTCAAAAATCATCTGAACTGGAGTGCGACTTCTTCTGTATCTGGTCCTGAAAAGGTGGCGAAGTGGACATCACTTCTTAATCACATACAGAACATCCATATTCATGACAACAGCCTGTTTCCTAAATGTGAACACCCAGACAGAGTTTCAAAGGATCCCAAAAAATGGTTTCAACCAG GCTCAGTGGCACTCCACAAAGTGGAAAAGTTAACGTGCAACAAGAGAGTTCTCAAAGACTTTGAGAAACTCAGTCACCACTTTCAAACCTCCTCACTGAAGGCATTTCACAGACGGATTCTACGTTTTGCCCCCAAAAATGTAGTTTTCTACTTCATAGGAATGCTGTGCAG GTTGTATCTCGCAGCCATGCACTACAATGAGAATTGCAGCCGCCCACAGGCAAAAACAACTCAAGGACGGGCTACGTACAAAATCGGTTTTCCCAAGTCAAAGCAATGGAAGTGCACAGGCAGGCCATTGAAAACACACCCAACATACa ACTGTGTCGATGACCTTATGAGCCTTCTACTACGTAAAGTCATTGTGGACTCGACGCCATATGCAGAAGAACTACATCAGATCACTGTTCCACCTCACCTGTCGTCACAGTTCAAAAAACCCTCAAAGGAAGatgttacataa
- the LOC130437186 gene encoding uncharacterized protein LOC130437186 isoform X3, with protein MKTSPTMRSVGTQLSVGTLRDVHVRSKGMRLSSTPDRGSIFRPSKRPRLELEEHEEEHDSTYTPESVTQESELLIDPESNYGEKKYIVFESCLRQMFESCPVCKATCDVRKRQMGTFVAFTQLCEECHYHRRWQSQPIVGSTPVGNLQLCAATYFLGGSYAKLQKIFKAMQLQTVQYGTFRRHARNFLEPAIIHKWNRDQEHLIRQLKERGNLAIAGDMRADSPGHSAKYGSYTLMDMETKSIVDLQLIQSNEVGGSYHMEKEGLKRCLDKLESCGLVVDSIVTDRHPQIQKYLRERNVTQYYDVWHFEKALSKKLRKLSQGKDCKMLKKWLKSLKNHLNWSATSSVSGPEKVAKWTSLLNHIQNIHIHDNSLFPKCEHPDRVSKDPKKWFQPGSVALHKVEKLTCNKRVLKDFEKLSHHFQTSSLKAFHRRILRFAPKNVVFYFIGMLCRLYLAAMHYNENCSRPQAKTTQGRATYKIGFPKSKQWKCTGRPLKTHPTYNCVDDLMSLLLRKVIVDSTPYAEELHQITVPPHLSSQFKKPSKEDVT; from the exons ATGAAGACATCGCCAACGATGCGATCAGTGGGCACACAACTATCTGTTGGTACATTGAGGGATGTCCACGTAAGGAGCAAAG GCATGCGGCTGTCTTCAACACCAGATCGCGGCTCAATCTTCAGGCCGAGCAAGAGACCTCGTCTGGAGTTGGAGGAACACGAAGAGGAACATGACTCAACATATACCCCAGAGTCTGTCACTCAGGAATCAGAATTGTT aatAGATCCTGAGTCCAATTACGGTGAGAAGAAGTACATTGTTTTTGAAAGCTGCCTTAGACAGATGTTTGAGTCCTGTCCAGTTTGTAAAGCGACTTGTGATGTCCGCAAAAGACAAATGGGGACTTTTGTTGCATTCACCCAGCTGTGTGAAGAATGTCATTATCACAGACGGTGGCAGAGTCAGCCCATTGTAGGGAGTACCCCGGTGGGAAACCTGCAATTGTGCGCTGCCACGTATTTTCTGGGAGGGTCCTATGCTAAACTCCAAAAG ATTTTCAAGGCCATGCAGCTCCAAACTGTGCAGTACGGTACTTTCCGGAGACATGCAAGGAATTTCTTAGAGCCTGCCATCATCCACAAGTGGAACAGAGATCAGGAACATCTTATTCGGCAACTGAAAGAGAGGGGAAACCTTGCAATAGCTGGAGATATGCGCGCTGACTCACCAG GACACTCAGCTAAATATGGAAGTTACACATTGATGGATATGGAAACCAAGTCAATTGTGGATCTTCAGCTAATTCAG AGCAACGAGGTAGGTGGTAGTTACCACATGGAAAAGGAGGGTTTGAAGCGCTGTCTTGATAAGCTGGAATCTTGTGGTTTGGTGGTTGACTCCATTGTCACCGATCGCCATCCACAGATTCAGAAGTACCTGAGAGAACGCAACGTCACTCAGTACTATGATGTGTGGCACTTTGAGAAAG CTTTGTCTAAGAAACTTCGCAAGCTTTCGCAAGGTAAAGACTGCAAGATGCTGAAAAAATGGTTGAAAAGCCTCAAAAATCATCTGAACTGGAGTGCGACTTCTTCTGTATCTGGTCCTGAAAAGGTGGCGAAGTGGACATCACTTCTTAATCACATACAGAACATCCATATTCATGACAACAGCCTGTTTCCTAAATGTGAACACCCAGACAGAGTTTCAAAGGATCCCAAAAAATGGTTTCAACCAG GCTCAGTGGCACTCCACAAAGTGGAAAAGTTAACGTGCAACAAGAGAGTTCTCAAAGACTTTGAGAAACTCAGTCACCACTTTCAAACCTCCTCACTGAAGGCATTTCACAGACGGATTCTACGTTTTGCCCCCAAAAATGTAGTTTTCTACTTCATAGGAATGCTGTGCAG GTTGTATCTCGCAGCCATGCACTACAATGAGAATTGCAGCCGCCCACAGGCAAAAACAACTCAAGGACGGGCTACGTACAAAATCGGTTTTCCCAAGTCAAAGCAATGGAAGTGCACAGGCAGGCCATTGAAAACACACCCAACATACa ACTGTGTCGATGACCTTATGAGCCTTCTACTACGTAAAGTCATTGTGGACTCGACGCCATATGCAGAAGAACTACATCAGATCACTGTTCCACCTCACCTGTCGTCACAGTTCAAAAAACCCTCAAAGGAAGatgttacataa